One region of Desulfovibrio sp. JC010 genomic DNA includes:
- a CDS encoding helix-turn-helix domain-containing protein, whose translation MLELTRRSTTKDSVDFCIKVPASQAAKFIEASKSFWALAGLDVQEFNDEGEEIVTVDEAFPDVTPGDLLRGARFREDMTQAQLSAATGIHKNNISEMERGVRNITIEMAKKLGEALNVSYKHFL comes from the coding sequence ATGTTGGAACTCACGAGAAGGTCAACTACAAAAGATTCGGTTGATTTTTGTATAAAAGTGCCTGCATCTCAGGCCGCAAAATTTATTGAAGCCTCCAAATCCTTCTGGGCCTTGGCAGGTCTTGATGTGCAGGAATTTAATGATGAGGGCGAAGAGATTGTTACCGTGGATGAAGCCTTCCCCGATGTCACACCGGGCGACCTGCTGCGCGGTGCGCGTTTCCGTGAAGATATGACTCAGGCCCAGCTTTCCGCTGCCACCGGAATTCATAAAAATAATATTTCCGAGATGGAACGCGGAGTGCGTAATATTACTATTGAGATGGCTAAGAAGCTGGGCGAAGCTTTGAATGTTTCGTACAAGCATTTTTTGTAA
- a CDS encoding sigma-54 dependent transcriptional regulator, whose product MPESYKVLVVDDEKSILKLLSKELASPERIVQTADCAKSAREMVRKERYEVIVSDIRLPDGDGLELLTEFKDMEPDVEVILITGHGNIDNAVEAIRIGAYDYITKPFRLDRVELVVDRAWQRVCLTRENRSYRHSQQCDTASSQLIGSSTPIKQIRHLINKVAPTNVPVLITGESGAGKDVVAHSIHCASQRAGKPMIVKNCATLQKELSRSELFGHTKGSFTGATENCDGLMTFAHTGTLFLDEIGELPMEVQASLLRVLESHTFRRVGEKDERTVDIRFLFATNRNLAKEVEEGRFHEALFHRINVFNISLPELNDRREDVPLLIDFFINKLGFQMGQGEYTISERAMQCMLSYHWPGNVRELRNVLERSIILADNNTITCACLPKEIADQPEREGEGGILSLERMEREHIIKALDFFNGNRQKAAQALGIGRKTLYRKIDKYGL is encoded by the coding sequence ATGCCTGAATCATACAAAGTGCTTGTTGTAGACGACGAAAAATCAATCCTCAAACTGCTCAGCAAAGAGCTGGCCAGTCCGGAACGGATTGTCCAGACCGCAGACTGCGCCAAGAGCGCGCGGGAAATGGTCCGCAAGGAGCGTTATGAAGTTATCGTCTCCGACATTCGCTTACCGGACGGGGACGGACTTGAACTGCTCACCGAATTCAAAGACATGGAACCGGATGTGGAAGTGATCCTGATCACCGGGCACGGCAACATCGATAACGCCGTGGAAGCGATCCGCATCGGGGCCTACGATTACATTACCAAACCTTTCCGCCTTGACCGGGTGGAACTGGTGGTGGACCGGGCATGGCAGAGGGTCTGCCTGACCCGTGAAAACCGCAGCTACCGCCATTCCCAGCAATGCGATACCGCAAGCTCACAGCTCATCGGCAGTTCAACGCCCATCAAACAGATCCGCCACCTGATCAACAAAGTCGCGCCCACCAATGTCCCGGTGCTGATCACCGGGGAATCCGGGGCCGGTAAAGATGTTGTGGCCCATTCCATACACTGCGCCAGCCAGCGCGCAGGCAAGCCCATGATTGTTAAAAACTGCGCCACCCTGCAAAAAGAACTTTCGCGCAGTGAGCTTTTCGGACACACTAAAGGTTCCTTCACCGGGGCCACGGAAAACTGCGACGGGCTGATGACCTTTGCCCATACCGGGACCCTGTTCCTTGATGAAATCGGGGAACTGCCCATGGAAGTTCAGGCGTCACTCTTACGCGTGCTGGAATCGCACACCTTCCGCCGCGTGGGCGAAAAAGACGAACGCACCGTGGACATCCGCTTCCTTTTCGCCACCAACCGCAACCTCGCCAAAGAGGTTGAGGAAGGCCGCTTTCACGAAGCACTTTTCCACCGCATCAACGTCTTCAACATCAGCCTGCCGGAACTCAATGACCGCCGCGAGGATGTGCCCCTGCTCATAGATTTCTTCATCAACAAGCTCGGCTTCCAGATGGGGCAGGGCGAATACACCATCAGCGAACGGGCCATGCAGTGCATGCTCTCCTACCACTGGCCGGGCAACGTCCGCGAACTGCGCAACGTGCTGGAACGCAGCATCATCCTGGCCGACAACAACACCATCACCTGCGCCTGTCTGCCCAAGGAAATCGCCGACCAGCCCGAACGGGAAGGCGAGGGAGGAATCCTCTCGCTGGAACGCATGGAGCGCGAACACATCATCAAGGCTTTGGATTTCTTTAACGGAAACAGGCAGAAGGCCGCACAGGCTCTGGGCATCGGACGCAAGACCCTTTACCGCAAGATTGACAAGTACGGGTTGTAG
- a CDS encoding nitrogen regulation protein NR(II): MANKTSLHDLIGIEHHKLNFFQDLQKNIKELKDTNRESEDQRCEIAAILDGITDVMMVLSEDLEIISVNRIFEKLFPGINPIGKKCYALFRDSDHPCPECPAFKSLSTNSVCKDTAIFRIEGKNLRFDMVASPLKTPGTEEDRILIFKRDVTMEKEYQAKFYQAEKMATIGVLAAGVAHEINNPMAAVAGFAEGIQRRLTRLDDKIPDDLAEDLYDYTNTILKECLRCQDIVKTLLSFSRPVASEFIPVDMNQVAEDTLRLLDHQFRRYQHVRLEVKLTSPMQFILGNEAQLKQVILNLLTNAVDAIEHNGRISIETFIENEHVGLKVSDSGYGIPEENRDMLFEPFFTTKQVGKGIGIGLSTCFNIVREHSGEIIVDSEVGKGSSFTVLFPLQRD, encoded by the coding sequence ATGGCTAATAAAACATCACTCCACGACCTCATCGGCATTGAACACCACAAGCTGAACTTCTTTCAGGATCTCCAGAAAAACATCAAGGAACTGAAGGATACCAACCGCGAGTCCGAAGACCAGCGTTGCGAAATCGCGGCCATCCTCGACGGCATTACTGATGTAATGATGGTCCTTTCCGAGGATCTGGAAATCATCTCCGTAAACCGTATTTTTGAAAAACTGTTTCCCGGAATCAATCCCATCGGCAAGAAGTGCTACGCCCTGTTCCGAGACAGTGACCACCCCTGCCCGGAATGCCCGGCCTTTAAATCACTATCCACCAACTCAGTCTGCAAGGACACCGCCATCTTCCGCATTGAAGGCAAAAACCTGCGCTTTGACATGGTCGCTTCACCGCTTAAAACACCCGGAACAGAGGAAGACCGCATCCTGATTTTCAAACGGGATGTGACCATGGAAAAAGAATATCAGGCAAAATTTTATCAGGCGGAGAAAATGGCCACCATCGGGGTGCTGGCCGCAGGTGTGGCCCATGAAATCAACAACCCCATGGCCGCAGTAGCCGGATTTGCCGAAGGCATCCAGCGCAGGCTGACCCGGCTGGATGACAAAATTCCCGACGATCTGGCCGAAGATCTCTATGACTACACGAACACCATCCTCAAGGAGTGTCTGCGCTGTCAGGACATTGTTAAAACCCTGCTTTCATTCAGCCGCCCGGTGGCCTCGGAATTCATTCCCGTGGACATGAATCAGGTGGCCGAAGATACCCTGCGTCTGCTGGACCACCAGTTCCGCCGCTACCAGCATGTCCGGCTGGAAGTAAAACTGACCTCACCCATGCAATTCATACTCGGTAACGAGGCCCAGTTGAAACAGGTAATCCTCAACCTGCTGACCAACGCGGTGGACGCCATCGAGCACAACGGCAGAATCAGCATTGAAACATTCATTGAAAACGAACATGTGGGACTGAAAGTCAGCGATTCCGGTTACGGCATTCCCGAAGAAAACCGGGATATGCTCTTTGAACCGTTCTTCACCACCAAGCAGGTGGGCAAGGGAATCGGCATCGGTTTATCCACCTGTTTTAACATAGTAAGAGAACACAGCGGCGAAATCATTGTGGACAGTGAAGTGGGCAAAGGTTCCAGCTTTACTGTACTTTTCCCCCTGCAAAGAGATTAG
- a CDS encoding iron-containing alcohol dehydrogenase, which yields MQVTKFAIPEVIFGNGSINYLASCAQRLGAKRVLLVSDKGLEESGWVKIILDLLSAANLDCVYFDGLTANPRACQIQQGAKLYHDHKADVIIGLGGGSPIDASKGIATIVSNGGEIHDYEGANRISRPLPPMILIPTTAGSGSDVSQYAIITDKQRKVKMAIISRSLVPNISIIDPDLLITKPRELILASAVDALAHAIESYVSRLASPFTESQALTAIRLIAGNIKTAANSKDAEALKNLSIASTAAGMSFSNAGLGVGHSLAHSLGGRYDVTHGLTLPILLPSVVRFNKHCAERKMETIARTINESCPAPAKQKKHDLSEILQSMFLELGIPMRLREIVPNNEQMEEICRLAAKDACTVTNPREADCEDLMSICAEAW from the coding sequence ATGCAGGTAACCAAATTCGCCATCCCGGAAGTTATTTTCGGCAACGGCAGCATCAACTATCTGGCCTCATGCGCACAGCGGCTGGGAGCCAAACGGGTCCTGCTGGTCAGCGACAAGGGATTGGAAGAATCCGGCTGGGTAAAAATCATCCTCGACCTGCTGAGTGCCGCAAATCTGGACTGCGTGTATTTCGACGGACTGACCGCCAACCCGCGGGCCTGCCAGATTCAGCAGGGTGCCAAGCTCTACCACGACCACAAGGCCGATGTTATCATCGGACTGGGCGGAGGCAGCCCCATTGACGCCTCCAAGGGCATTGCCACCATCGTGAGCAACGGCGGGGAAATCCACGATTACGAGGGAGCCAACCGCATCAGCCGCCCGCTGCCGCCAATGATCCTGATCCCCACAACCGCCGGAAGCGGGTCTGACGTATCTCAATACGCCATCATCACCGACAAACAGCGCAAAGTAAAAATGGCCATCATCAGCCGTTCGCTGGTGCCCAATATTTCCATCATCGACCCCGACCTGCTGATCACCAAACCACGGGAACTGATCCTTGCTTCAGCAGTGGACGCACTGGCCCATGCCATTGAATCCTATGTCTCACGGCTGGCCTCCCCATTTACGGAATCGCAGGCCCTGACCGCCATCAGGCTCATTGCCGGAAACATCAAGACCGCAGCCAACTCCAAGGACGCAGAGGCCCTGAAAAATCTTTCCATTGCCAGCACCGCAGCGGGCATGTCTTTCAGCAATGCGGGCCTCGGGGTCGGCCATTCACTGGCCCACTCCCTTGGCGGACGCTATGATGTGACCCACGGATTGACCCTGCCCATTCTGCTTCCTTCGGTGGTCCGCTTCAATAAACATTGTGCGGAACGGAAAATGGAAACCATCGCCCGGACCATCAACGAAAGCTGCCCGGCCCCGGCCAAGCAGAAAAAACACGATTTAAGCGAAATCCTGCAATCCATGTTTTTGGAACTGGGCATCCCCATGCGTTTACGGGAAATTGTCCCGAACAACGAACAAATGGAAGAAATCTGCCGTCTGGCGGCCAAGGATGCCTGCACAGTGACCAACCCCCGGGAAGCGGACTGTGAAGACCTCATGTCAATCTGTGCGGAGGCGTGGTAA
- a CDS encoding histidine phosphatase family protein — MIILIRHGEIEGAKGRAVGQIDLPLSEKGLIQSAQLAESLASFRPSHIYCSPLSRTVQTASFIEKQCGMEAVHVPEIKEISLGNWEGQSFSDIKSSNPEEFTQRGADLAGFRPRGGESFNDLKKRVADFLRELDEEGPLMTVTHAGVIRTVLHIVLGFPLDNIFRMKPDYCHATVIERKKGGFLLKAYNLPPEPGLGRHLSRLMPD; from the coding sequence ATGATCATACTCATCCGCCACGGGGAAATAGAAGGCGCCAAAGGTCGCGCAGTGGGTCAGATTGACCTGCCCCTCTCAGAAAAAGGACTGATCCAATCTGCGCAACTAGCTGAATCTTTAGCATCTTTCCGCCCCTCGCATATCTATTGCAGTCCCCTGAGCAGAACGGTGCAGACCGCATCATTCATTGAAAAGCAGTGCGGAATGGAAGCTGTCCACGTTCCTGAAATCAAGGAAATCAGCCTCGGTAATTGGGAAGGACAAAGCTTCAGCGATATCAAATCCAGCAATCCCGAGGAGTTTACACAGCGGGGTGCTGATCTGGCCGGATTCCGCCCACGGGGAGGAGAGAGCTTCAACGACCTGAAAAAACGGGTCGCTGATTTCCTCAGAGAACTTGATGAAGAAGGCCCGCTCATGACGGTGACCCATGCCGGGGTGATCAGGACCGTGCTGCATATTGTACTCGGTTTTCCGCTGGATAATATTTTCAGGATGAAACCGGATTACTGCCATGCCACTGTGATTGAACGAAAAAAGGGCGGGTTCCTGCTGAAGGCATACAACCTGCCTCCCGAACCGGGGCTGGGCAGACATCTAAGCCGGTTGATGCCGGATTAA
- a CDS encoding DVU_1551 family NTP transferase, giving the protein MKIYGLILAAGFSSRMGKLKALLPLDGCTVLSRCIRSLVNGGASDIFVVTGHMAEQVGAEAKTLGMHEIFNPDYEQGMFSSVQAGVQGLPDDASAFLVLPVDIPLVRSSTIRALTFDYSSAPAKIIYPCFRGERGHPPLISAELIPEIIAHDGSGGLRTVLERYDSEARELNMPDLGILRDLDTPEDYEQARLISRRRVPLPEECEALWELADTPLQTREHCKTVAEAACLMAEALNRTRKQQPLDLNVVKCAALMHDVAKLKRNHEAAGAAILAGYGFSGIADIVAAHRDTDIKPDSPLTEQEIVFLADKLFQGTNPVSLDQRYGKTLERWKDDPEAVAAITGRLARAKDLLARYEQEACISVPEQLSSLAAKELV; this is encoded by the coding sequence ATGAAAATTTATGGACTGATTCTGGCGGCGGGTTTTTCCTCACGTATGGGCAAGCTGAAAGCCCTGCTGCCTCTGGACGGCTGTACCGTGCTTTCGCGCTGCATCCGTTCGCTGGTTAACGGCGGAGCCTCTGATATCTTCGTGGTTACCGGACATATGGCGGAGCAGGTCGGTGCGGAAGCCAAAACACTGGGCATGCATGAAATTTTCAACCCGGACTATGAGCAGGGCATGTTCTCCTCTGTACAGGCCGGGGTGCAGGGGCTGCCCGATGATGCATCCGCCTTTCTGGTCCTTCCGGTGGATATTCCGCTGGTGCGTTCTTCCACCATCCGAGCCCTGACCTTTGATTACTCATCTGCCCCCGCAAAAATCATCTACCCCTGCTTTCGCGGCGAACGGGGCCACCCCCCGCTGATCAGTGCCGAACTTATCCCCGAGATCATCGCCCATGACGGCAGCGGCGGCTTACGCACGGTCCTTGAACGGTACGACAGTGAGGCCCGAGAACTGAACATGCCGGACCTCGGCATCCTGCGCGACCTGGACACTCCCGAAGATTACGAACAGGCCCGGCTTATTTCCCGGCGGAGGGTTCCCCTGCCTGAAGAATGCGAGGCCCTCTGGGAACTGGCCGACACCCCGCTGCAGACCCGTGAGCACTGTAAAACCGTAGCTGAAGCGGCCTGTCTCATGGCCGAAGCCCTGAACAGGACCCGCAAACAGCAACCGCTGGACCTTAATGTGGTCAAATGCGCGGCCCTGATGCACGATGTGGCCAAGCTCAAACGCAACCACGAAGCCGCAGGCGCAGCTATTCTCGCGGGTTACGGATTTTCCGGTATCGCCGACATTGTGGCCGCCCATCGGGATACGGACATCAAGCCCGACTCCCCGCTCACCGAGCAGGAAATCGTCTTTCTGGCTGATAAACTTTTTCAGGGCACCAATCCGGTCTCCCTGGACCAGCGTTACGGCAAAACCCTTGAACGCTGGAAGGACGACCCCGAAGCTGTGGCCGCCATTACCGGAAGGCTGGCCCGGGCCAAGGACCTGCTGGCCCGTTATGAGCAGGAAGCCTGTATCAGCGTACCCGAACAACTCTCCTCGCTGGCCGCCAAGGAACTGGTATGA
- a CDS encoding XdhC family aldehyde oxidoreductase maturation factor encodes MKKLISNLCSQLESGNDLILTSIVKSSGSTPRSSGSKMVVMRDGSIDGTIGGGLVEALVQKEAAKIFTETANSVYFREFDLSNELAANADMICGGHVEVMLEHLPANEETIAVFSAINKALRQGKHAVLFTASENGLIKERQAVRPCCQLPKLQFAEEKTATDQLEAAIKSGTPVMKEQGDTLLTTEAFIPQPDLFIFGAGHVSRPTAELAHSVNFRTVVLDDRTDFANEERFPQAAEIHVLDDFKDCFAGLEVNGNSYIIIVTRGHLHDKTVLGQALETPARYVGMIGSSKKRNAIYDALREEGTAQEQIDRCHCPIGLSIGAQTPEEIAVSIVGELIQKRAGG; translated from the coding sequence ATGAAAAAACTCATTTCCAATCTCTGCTCCCAGCTTGAATCCGGCAACGACCTTATTCTGACCTCCATTGTAAAAAGCTCCGGTTCCACTCCCCGTTCTTCGGGCAGCAAAATGGTGGTCATGCGTGACGGATCTATTGACGGGACCATCGGCGGTGGACTGGTGGAGGCACTGGTCCAGAAAGAAGCGGCCAAAATCTTTACTGAAACCGCAAATTCCGTATACTTCCGCGAATTCGACCTCTCCAACGAACTGGCCGCCAATGCGGACATGATCTGCGGCGGACATGTGGAGGTAATGCTTGAACATCTTCCTGCAAACGAGGAAACAATCGCGGTCTTTTCTGCGATCAACAAAGCTTTACGTCAGGGCAAACATGCCGTCCTGTTCACGGCTTCTGAAAACGGACTTATTAAAGAAAGGCAGGCCGTGCGGCCCTGCTGCCAGTTGCCAAAGCTGCAATTTGCCGAAGAAAAAACAGCGACTGACCAGCTTGAAGCAGCCATAAAATCCGGTACCCCGGTAATGAAAGAACAGGGTGATACGCTGCTTACCACCGAAGCCTTCATCCCCCAGCCGGATCTATTTATTTTCGGAGCCGGACATGTTTCCCGGCCCACAGCGGAGCTGGCCCACTCAGTCAATTTCCGCACCGTGGTCCTAGATGACCGCACGGACTTCGCCAATGAGGAAAGATTTCCGCAGGCAGCTGAAATCCATGTGCTTGATGATTTCAAGGATTGCTTTGCCGGACTGGAAGTCAACGGAAATTCATACATTATTATCGTCACCAGAGGACATCTGCATGACAAGACCGTACTGGGGCAGGCTCTTGAAACGCCTGCCCGCTATGTTGGCATGATCGGCAGTTCAAAAAAACGCAACGCCATCTACGATGCCCTGCGCGAAGAGGGAACCGCGCAGGAACAGATAGACCGTTGCCACTGCCCCATCGGGCTTTCAATAGGAGCCCAGACACCGGAAGAAATAGCAGTATCAATTGTAGGGGAACTGATCCAGAAACGTGCCGGGGGTTGA
- a CDS encoding DVU_1553 family AMP-dependent CoA ligase encodes MTEHPLGKWLNLRMGRAPDLQPVSIRELQEWQFDSLRRTLFQAVKNCPFYHERLAGMQTGAVHSPADLAKLPFTTADDLRANPDSFLCVSQDEIARAVTLASSGSSGPPKRLFFTAGDLERTIDFFHYGMAPMLKEGETILAILPDSRPGGVGSLFAESISRLGGETVLPVNPSYISTLLNLLLDNHASCILGPAIQIHALARLLESKNIVINHVRSVLLCWDVLPQASMQTISRVFGCEVFSHWGMTETCLGGGVDCHGGSGMHLREPDFYVEIINPATEEPIPDGHKGEIVISTLSRRAMPLIRYRTGDVGCIMPDECSCGLPLRRLGAVEGRLGDGIILPGGSRLDLNELNNVILPHKAVLDFTVEYQPETMQLSLKLDVLPDTKPGPEIKKQLLSYHKIKQACDNHNLNLSVRLANQDGTIHSGFGKRSITIKPLQAGTL; translated from the coding sequence ATGACTGAACACCCGCTGGGTAAATGGCTCAATCTGCGCATGGGCCGTGCTCCCGATCTGCAACCCGTATCAATACGCGAACTTCAGGAATGGCAGTTTGATTCCCTGCGCCGGACCTTGTTTCAGGCTGTTAAGAACTGCCCCTTTTACCATGAACGGCTGGCCGGAATGCAAACCGGGGCCGTACACTCCCCTGCGGACCTCGCAAAGCTGCCTTTCACCACTGCCGATGACCTGCGCGCAAATCCCGACAGTTTCCTCTGCGTTTCGCAGGATGAAATCGCGCGGGCCGTGACCCTCGCCAGTTCCGGCTCCAGCGGTCCGCCCAAACGGCTGTTTTTCACTGCCGGGGACCTTGAACGGACCATAGATTTTTTTCATTACGGAATGGCCCCCATGCTTAAGGAGGGGGAAACCATTCTGGCAATCCTGCCCGATTCCCGGCCCGGCGGGGTCGGCTCCCTTTTTGCGGAATCCATTTCCCGGCTGGGCGGGGAAACCGTTCTTCCGGTCAACCCGTCCTACATCAGCACCCTGCTCAACCTGCTGCTCGATAATCACGCCAGCTGCATCTTAGGTCCGGCCATCCAGATTCATGCACTGGCCCGGCTGCTGGAAAGCAAGAACATCGTCATCAACCATGTGCGCTCGGTACTGCTTTGCTGGGATGTGTTGCCGCAAGCCAGTATGCAGACTATTTCACGGGTCTTCGGCTGCGAGGTCTTCTCCCACTGGGGCATGACTGAGACCTGCCTCGGCGGAGGTGTGGACTGCCACGGTGGATCGGGCATGCATCTGCGTGAACCGGATTTCTATGTGGAAATCATCAACCCGGCCACTGAAGAGCCGATCCCGGACGGCCATAAGGGCGAAATTGTGATCAGCACCCTTTCCCGGCGGGCCATGCCGTTAATACGCTACCGTACCGGGGATGTGGGCTGCATCATGCCTGATGAATGCTCCTGCGGGCTGCCCCTGCGCAGACTGGGTGCGGTGGAAGGACGGCTCGGTGACGGCATTATACTGCCCGGAGGAAGCAGGCTCGATCTTAATGAGCTGAACAACGTCATTCTGCCCCACAAGGCTGTCCTTGATTTCACCGTTGAATATCAACCGGAAACAATGCAACTGTCCCTTAAGCTGGACGTGCTGCCGGACACAAAACCGGGACCGGAAATCAAAAAACAGCTGCTGAGCTACCATAAAATCAAACAGGCATGTGATAACCACAATTTGAATTTATCAGTCAGACTTGCTAATCAGGACGGAACCATCCACTCCGGTTTCGGAAAACGCTCCATAACAATCAAACCGCTACAGGCCGGTACTCTATGA
- the trsS gene encoding radical SAM (seleno)protein TrsS, whose product MDISFDVVETESLCPVCLEKIPARRVTENGESRIVKECPEHGKFSTPFWRGEPAVSGWSRPKIPSAPPVMDTAESKGCPFDCGLCPDHNQHTCTTLVEITWRCDLKCKVCFASAGQKVPADPTVPELDKLLQKVRATAGPCNLQLSGGEPAVRDDLPRIAELAKKHDFPFVQVNTNGVRVAREHGLAKRWAAGGVDSAFLQFDGTRDNIYKTIRGRALLEEKIKAIENLTAAGIGVVLVPTIVPGVNDDDIGEILKLAVSYAPGVRGVHFQPVSYFGRYPAPPSDDMRITLPEIMTALEEQSEHLVHRDDFMPPGCEHSLCSFHANYLVMEDGSLKKLSAKKEGCCTPKPASEGADKSKAFVRRQWAAPEETCDCKKPQDDLDRFLSRAKTHILAISGMAFQDAWTLDLDRLKGCCIHVAAPDGRLIPFCAYNLTAMDGSTLYRRMIDD is encoded by the coding sequence ATGGATATTAGCTTTGATGTTGTGGAAACAGAGTCCCTCTGCCCGGTCTGTTTAGAAAAGATTCCCGCCCGCCGCGTCACGGAAAATGGCGAAAGCCGCATTGTAAAAGAATGCCCTGAACACGGAAAATTCAGCACTCCTTTCTGGCGCGGTGAACCTGCTGTTTCCGGCTGGTCGCGCCCGAAGATTCCTTCCGCTCCTCCGGTGATGGATACGGCGGAGAGCAAAGGCTGCCCCTTTGATTGCGGCCTCTGCCCGGACCATAACCAGCACACCTGCACCACACTGGTGGAAATCACATGGCGTTGCGATCTGAAATGCAAGGTCTGCTTTGCCTCGGCAGGCCAGAAAGTCCCGGCTGATCCCACTGTACCGGAACTGGACAAACTGCTGCAGAAAGTGCGGGCCACAGCCGGACCATGTAATTTACAGCTTTCCGGCGGCGAACCTGCTGTGCGTGATGATCTGCCGCGCATTGCCGAACTGGCCAAAAAACACGATTTTCCTTTTGTGCAGGTTAATACCAACGGGGTGCGTGTGGCCCGCGAACACGGCCTTGCCAAACGCTGGGCAGCGGGCGGTGTGGATTCCGCCTTCCTGCAATTCGACGGAACCCGTGACAATATTTACAAAACCATTCGCGGTCGTGCACTGCTGGAAGAAAAGATCAAGGCAATTGAGAACCTCACTGCGGCGGGGATCGGGGTGGTGCTGGTGCCGACGATTGTTCCCGGTGTGAACGATGATGACATCGGGGAAATCCTGAAACTGGCTGTTTCATATGCTCCGGGCGTGCGCGGGGTGCATTTTCAGCCGGTCAGTTACTTTGGACGCTACCCCGCCCCGCCTTCAGACGATATGCGCATCACCCTGCCGGAAATCATGACCGCACTGGAAGAGCAGAGCGAACACCTTGTGCACCGTGACGACTTTATGCCTCCGGGATGCGAACATTCCCTGTGTTCCTTCCACGCCAATTATCTAGTTATGGAAGACGGCAGCCTGAAAAAACTTTCTGCAAAAAAGGAAGGCTGCTGTACCCCGAAGCCTGCATCCGAAGGCGCGGATAAATCCAAGGCTTTTGTGCGCCGCCAGTGGGCCGCACCGGAAGAAACCTGCGACTGCAAAAAGCCGCAGGACGACCTTGATCGCTTCTTGAGCCGGGCCAAAACACACATTCTCGCCATTTCCGGAATGGCATTTCAGGACGCATGGACCCTTGACCTTGACCGCTTAAAAGGGTGTTGTATCCATGTGGCTGCTCCGGACGGCAGGCTGATTCCGTTTTGCGCCTACAATCTCACCGCCATGGACGGCTCCACCTTGTACAGGAGGATGATTGATGACTGA
- a CDS encoding DVU_1555 family C-GCAxxG-C-C protein yields MTDTDLRIMQLNGAGYCCAQIMIILCLDNLQQENPDLVRAAQGLCMGMGDCAGTCGILSGGLCALGLYAGKGTDVETSEDNYPLLVESFREWFKKRVTTDFGGIACSDILDGECGQPRADRCGVLLGEAYAQLVNILLENGYDPAVGRDDSDGY; encoded by the coding sequence ATGACCGATACAGATCTTAGAATAATGCAATTAAACGGCGCAGGTTATTGCTGCGCCCAGATCATGATCATCCTCTGCCTTGATAACCTGCAGCAGGAAAACCCGGACCTTGTGCGCGCAGCACAGGGCCTTTGCATGGGCATGGGCGACTGTGCCGGGACCTGCGGTATTTTAAGCGGCGGACTCTGCGCGCTGGGACTTTACGCAGGCAAGGGCACGGACGTGGAGACATCCGAAGACAATTATCCACTGCTGGTGGAAAGCTTCCGGGAATGGTTCAAAAAACGGGTTACGACAGATTTCGGCGGCATAGCCTGCAGCGACATTCTGGACGGTGAATGCGGACAGCCAAGGGCGGACCGCTGCGGAGTGCTGCTGGGCGAAGCTTATGCGCAACTAGTGAATATTTTACTTGAAAACGGTTATGACCCGGCTGTGGGAAGGGATGATTCCGATGGATATTAG